In Nitrospinota bacterium, a single genomic region encodes these proteins:
- a CDS encoding UMP kinase, producing the protein MEEGKLPFRRVLLKVTGEAFADAGKQGIGVAALSHLAQEIKDVAAIGVQMAVVVGGGNIFRGAVASESGMDRVSADYMGMLATMINGLALQNALERIDCQTRLLTSIDIHQLAEPYVRRRAVRHLEKGRVVIFAGGTGNPYFTTDTTASLRAMEIGAEVIMKATKVDGVYDADPMKVSSARKYTELKFIDVLKNNLKIMDAAAISLCMDNQVPIIVFNMTVPGNIKRVLTGEKIGTIVRGV; encoded by the coding sequence ATGGAGGAGGGGAAACTTCCATTCAGGCGCGTCCTGCTTAAAGTGACTGGCGAGGCGTTCGCGGACGCCGGCAAACAGGGTATAGGCGTGGCCGCCTTGAGCCATCTGGCCCAGGAGATCAAGGACGTGGCAGCCATCGGCGTGCAGATGGCGGTGGTGGTGGGGGGCGGGAACATCTTCCGTGGCGCGGTGGCCAGCGAAAGCGGGATGGACCGGGTGTCGGCGGACTATATGGGGATGCTGGCCACGATGATAAACGGCCTTGCCCTCCAGAACGCGCTGGAGCGGATAGACTGCCAGACCCGCCTTCTGACTTCTATCGACATCCACCAGCTCGCCGAGCCTTATGTGCGAAGGCGCGCCGTCCGCCACCTTGAAAAAGGGAGGGTGGTCATATTCGCCGGCGGCACGGGCAACCCTTATTTCACCACCGACACCACTGCGTCGTTGCGCGCGATGGAGATCGGCGCGGAGGTGATAATGAAAGCGACCAAGGTTGACGGGGTGTATGACGCGGATCCGATGAAGGTGAGCTCCGCCCGCAAGTACACGGAGCTTAAGTTCATAGACGTGCTCAAGAACAACCTGAAGATAATGGACGCGGCGGCAATATCGTTGTGCATGGACAACCAGGTCCCGATAATCGTGTTCA